The Fibrobacterota bacterium genome has a segment encoding these proteins:
- a CDS encoding thioredoxin domain-containing protein has translation MKPVSTVLALLASGFLLGNCSTPDAEHPLAKADAKQESLQGRLDKLEAKQDSILRILSSMQEKNDFVATRVGWRPPADTTPKDIPVGNSFATGPKNAALTVVEFSDLQCPYCSQFAPTLDSLTRAHPKDVRVIYKNFPLSFHPQSRPAAAAAIAAGKQGKFFEFRYKVAPHYRDLKDSLYLAVAKELGLNMERFKKDMALSPEVSKTLEEDIELGRKVGVEGTPTIFVNGRLAQERSLDYFEQLLKKSKGG, from the coding sequence ATGAAGCCCGTATCCACCGTGTTGGCCTTGTTGGCGTCCGGGTTCCTGCTGGGGAATTGCTCCACCCCAGACGCGGAGCACCCCCTCGCCAAGGCGGATGCGAAGCAGGAATCCCTCCAGGGCCGCCTCGATAAGCTGGAAGCCAAGCAGGATTCCATCCTCAGGATTTTATCCTCCATGCAGGAGAAGAACGATTTCGTCGCCACGCGCGTGGGCTGGCGGCCGCCGGCGGACACGACTCCCAAGGACATCCCGGTGGGGAACTCTTTCGCCACCGGCCCCAAGAACGCGGCCCTTACCGTCGTCGAGTTTTCCGATCTGCAATGCCCGTATTGCTCCCAGTTCGCGCCCACCCTCGATTCGCTCACGCGCGCCCACCCCAAGGACGTACGCGTGATCTACAAGAACTTCCCCTTAAGCTTCCACCCGCAATCGCGTCCCGCCGCCGCCGCCGCCATCGCCGCCGGCAAGCAGGGCAAGTTCTTCGAATTCCGCTATAAGGTCGCGCCGCATTACCGCGATCTGAAGGATTCCCTGTACTTGGCCGTGGCCAAGGAACTGGGCTTGAACATGGAGCGCTTCAAGAAGGATATGGCGCTGTCTCCCGAGGTCTCCAAAACGCTGGAAGAAGATATCGAATTGGGCCGCAAGGTAGGGGTGGAGGGCACGCCCACCATCTTCGTCAACGGCCGCTTGGCCCAGGAACGATCCTTGGACTACTTCGAGCAACTGCTTAAGAAAAGCAAAGGCGGCTGA
- a CDS encoding ArsC family transcriptional regulator — MNIQIFGRRDCQESRKAERWFKERRIPFQFIDLKEKGFSPRELESVARPIGWENLIDKESKRFKEKGLAFMSPARAPKVLLDDPLLAKTPVTRNGAEATVGFQPEVWKTWD, encoded by the coding sequence ATGAACATCCAGATTTTCGGGCGACGCGATTGTCAGGAATCCCGTAAGGCGGAACGCTGGTTCAAGGAACGGCGCATCCCTTTCCAATTCATCGACCTCAAGGAAAAGGGATTCAGCCCGCGCGAGTTGGAAAGCGTGGCGCGGCCCATCGGTTGGGAAAACCTGATCGACAAGGAATCGAAGCGCTTCAAGGAGAAAGGACTCGCCTTCATGTCGCCCGCGCGCGCGCCCAAGGTGCTTCTCGACGATCCCCTTTTGGCGAAAACCCCGGTTACCCGGAACGGGGCGGAGGCAACGGTCGGATTCCAACCTGAGGTTTGGAAAACATGGGACTGA